A part of Winslowiella toletana genomic DNA contains:
- a CDS encoding lipoprotein, translated as MKNRAFAVLLPAALLLSACTTVEPVYKDNGSRLGACIDGGPDTVAQKFYDLRTQQPTQGLLNAQQLAQYRPYLSDALYQKLLQANAKSDKPAGDLFSSLPAGPTSASVADASTIPNRDARNIPLRVSLSREGDKTVQWQDEVLMVQEGSCWAVDDVRYVANWQHPAGGSLSQILEK; from the coding sequence ATGAAAAACAGAGCCTTCGCCGTACTTTTACCGGCTGCGCTATTGCTGAGCGCCTGCACCACGGTTGAACCGGTTTATAAAGATAATGGCAGTCGCCTCGGCGCCTGCATCGATGGCGGGCCGGATACGGTGGCGCAAAAATTTTATGACTTGCGAACCCAGCAACCCACGCAGGGATTACTCAATGCGCAACAGCTGGCGCAGTACCGCCCTTATCTGAGCGATGCTCTGTATCAGAAGTTGCTGCAGGCGAATGCGAAAAGTGATAAACCGGCGGGCGATCTGTTCTCCAGCCTGCCAGCCGGCCCCACCTCCGCCAGCGTGGCCGATGCCTCCACTATTCCTAACCGTGATGCGCGCAATATTCCGCTACGCGTCAGTCTGAGCCGTGAAGGCGACAAAACGGTGCAGTGGCAGGATGAAGTGCTGATGGTGCAGGAAGGCAGCTGCTGGGCGGTGGATGATGTGCGTTATGTCGCTAACTGGCAGCATCCGGCGGGTGGCAGTCTGAGTCAGATTCTTGAAAAATAA
- a CDS encoding heavy metal-binding domain-containing protein, with protein MKFSTTPTLEGQPITEYCGVVTGEAILGANIFRDFFAGIRDIVGGRSGAYEKELRKARQLAFQEMEEQAQALGADAIVGIDIDYETVGKDSSMLMVSVSGTAVKTR; from the coding sequence ATGAAATTTTCCACTACCCCAACGCTGGAAGGACAACCGATTACTGAGTATTGCGGTGTCGTGACCGGTGAGGCGATTCTGGGCGCCAATATTTTCCGCGACTTCTTCGCCGGTATCCGCGATATCGTTGGCGGACGCTCTGGCGCTTATGAGAAAGAGCTGCGCAAGGCGCGCCAGCTGGCTTTTCAGGAGATGGAAGAGCAGGCGCAGGCACTGGGCGCAGATGCTATCGTCGGCATTGATATCGATTATGAAACCGTCGGTAAAGACAGCAGTATGCTGATGGTCAGCGTCAGTGGTACGGCAGTTAAGACCCGCTAA
- a CDS encoding N-acetylmuramoyl-L-alanine amidase — MRYWMLLMVLWLSACSTPGIEQRDGYQVDTRHAALGARPRIKVLVLHYTAEDFPRSLATLTDREVSVHYLIPDRPPLKQGEPLIWQLVPESQLAWHAGISFWRGATRINDTSIGIELVNAGWQRHLTGPVWTPFTAQQIAVLQPLMRDIVQRYQIPAENIVGHSDIAPQRKQDPGPLFPWAMLAQQGLGAWPDAARVHFWLNGRDAQQPVPVDKLLGLLARYGYQVTEGMSEQQQQRVIAAFQMHFRQTDYRGLADAETEAIAQALIEKYPRD; from the coding sequence ATGCGCTACTGGATGCTGCTGATGGTATTGTGGCTTAGCGCCTGTTCGACGCCCGGTATCGAGCAACGCGACGGTTACCAGGTGGATACACGCCATGCGGCGCTGGGCGCGCGTCCACGCATTAAAGTGCTGGTTCTTCACTATACGGCGGAAGATTTCCCCCGTTCGCTGGCAACCCTGACTGACCGCGAGGTCAGCGTCCATTATCTGATCCCGGACCGTCCACCACTGAAACAAGGCGAGCCGCTAATCTGGCAACTGGTGCCGGAATCACAACTGGCGTGGCATGCGGGCATCAGCTTCTGGCGCGGCGCGACGCGTATCAATGACACTTCAATTGGCATTGAACTGGTGAATGCCGGCTGGCAGCGGCATCTTACCGGCCCGGTGTGGACGCCGTTTACTGCGCAACAGATCGCCGTGCTGCAACCGCTGATGCGCGATATTGTGCAGCGCTACCAGATCCCAGCGGAAAATATTGTCGGTCACAGTGATATTGCTCCACAGCGCAAACAGGATCCGGGCCCGCTGTTTCCGTGGGCGATGCTGGCACAGCAGGGTTTAGGCGCCTGGCCTGATGCGGCGCGTGTGCATTTCTGGCTGAATGGCCGCGATGCGCAACAGCCCGTGCCGGTTGATAAGTTGCTGGGACTGCTGGCGCGCTATGGCTATCAGGTGACCGAGGGAATGAGTGAACAGCAGCAGCAGCGAGTGATTGCTGCTTTCCAGATGCATTTCCGTCAGACGGATTATCGTGGCCTGGCGGATGCAGAAACCGAGGCAATTGCGCAAGCGCTGATTGAGAAGTATCCGCGGGATTGA
- the ltaE gene encoding low-specificity L-threonine aldolase codes for MVDLRSDTVTRPGAAMLAAMMSAETGDDVYGDDPTVNALEAEAARLSGKQAALFLPTGTQANLVALLSHCERGEEYIVGQLAHNYKYEAGGAAVLGSIQPQPILAAADGTLPLDVVASVIKPDDAHFARTKLLSLENTHNGKVLPLAYLQQAWEFTRQHQLALHIDGARIFNAVVEQNVTLEEIARYCDTLTICLSKGLGTPVGSLLCGDAAYIKRARRWRKMTGGGMRQSGILAAAGLYALEHNVARLQQDHDNARWLASQLTAIGVDVRRQDTNMVFVRLPAEQVQPLQSYLLARGIMISAGPVTRLVTHLDVDRHALEQLVAHWKAFLAG; via the coding sequence GTGGTCGATTTACGCAGTGATACGGTGACCCGTCCGGGCGCCGCCATGCTGGCTGCGATGATGTCTGCAGAAACCGGTGATGATGTTTACGGTGATGATCCAACAGTGAATGCGCTGGAAGCCGAAGCCGCACGACTGAGCGGCAAACAGGCCGCGCTGTTTCTGCCAACGGGTACCCAGGCCAACCTGGTGGCGTTGCTCAGCCACTGTGAGCGCGGCGAAGAATATATCGTCGGACAGCTGGCGCATAACTACAAATATGAAGCAGGCGGCGCGGCGGTGCTGGGCAGTATCCAGCCACAGCCAATCCTCGCCGCTGCCGATGGCACTCTGCCGCTGGATGTGGTCGCTTCAGTCATCAAACCCGATGACGCCCACTTTGCCCGTACCAAACTACTGAGCCTGGAAAATACCCATAATGGCAAAGTACTGCCATTAGCGTATCTGCAACAGGCGTGGGAGTTTACCCGTCAGCATCAGCTGGCGTTGCATATTGATGGCGCGCGTATTTTTAACGCAGTGGTGGAACAGAATGTCACGCTGGAAGAGATTGCCCGCTATTGCGATACCCTGACTATCTGCCTCTCCAAAGGTCTGGGGACGCCGGTAGGCTCACTGCTGTGTGGCGATGCCGCTTATATCAAACGCGCGCGCCGCTGGCGCAAAATGACCGGCGGCGGTATGCGCCAGTCCGGAATTCTGGCGGCGGCAGGACTCTATGCCCTTGAGCATAATGTCGCGCGTTTGCAGCAGGATCACGACAATGCCCGCTGGCTGGCCAGCCAGTTAACCGCCATTGGCGTCGATGTCCGCCGCCAGGATACCAATATGGTCTTTGTGCGACTGCCTGCGGAGCAGGTGCAACCGCTGCAAAGCTATCTGCTGGCGCGCGGGATTATGATCAGTGCTGGTCCGGTGACCCGGCTGGTCACGCATCTTGATGTTGATCGTCATGCGCTGGAGCAACTGGTGGCGCACTGGAAGGCATTTTTAGCTGGCTGA
- the poxB gene encoding ubiquinone-dependent pyruvate dehydrogenase, whose product MKQTVAALVAKTLESAGVKRIWGVTGDSLNGLSDSLNRMGTIEWMPTRHEEVAAFAAGAEAHISGELAVCAGSCGPGNLHLINGLFDCHRNRVPVLAIAAHIPSSEIGSGYFQETHPQELFRECSHYCELVSNPEQLPQVLAIAMRKAILNRGVSVVVLPGDVALQAAPEDASADWYPLQPAKVLPPAKQLAELAAALNGAGNITLMCGNGCADAHDEVVQLAQTLKAPVVHALRGKEHIEYDNPYSVGMTGLIGFSSGFHAMMNADTLVLLGTRFPYRAFYPEKAKIIQIDIDPGSLGAHSRVDMALVGDIKSTLTALLPQLENKPDRDFLDKALEHYVDARKGLDDLATANDKRAIHPQYLAQQISLHASDDAIFTCDVGTPTVWAARYLKMNGKRRLIGSFNHGSMANAMPQALGAQSLDRNRQVVAMCGDGGFSMLMGDFLTIAQLQLPVKIVVFNNSSLGFVAMEMKSGGYLTDGTELKNPDFAAIAAACGVKGIRVEKASEVDAALEQAFAHDGPVLVDVITASEELAMPPQIKMEQAKGFSLYMLRAIISGRGDEVVELAKTNWLR is encoded by the coding sequence ATGAAACAAACCGTAGCGGCATTAGTGGCCAAAACCCTCGAAAGCGCGGGCGTTAAACGCATCTGGGGCGTCACCGGGGACTCACTGAATGGCCTGAGCGACAGCCTGAACCGTATGGGCACCATTGAATGGATGCCAACCCGCCATGAAGAGGTCGCCGCCTTTGCCGCTGGCGCTGAAGCACATATCAGCGGTGAACTGGCGGTCTGCGCCGGATCCTGTGGCCCCGGCAACCTGCATCTGATAAATGGCCTGTTTGACTGTCATCGCAACCGCGTGCCGGTACTGGCAATCGCAGCGCATATTCCCTCCAGTGAAATCGGCAGCGGCTATTTCCAGGAGACGCATCCGCAGGAGCTGTTCCGCGAATGCAGCCATTACTGTGAACTGGTATCCAATCCCGAGCAGCTGCCGCAGGTGCTGGCGATTGCGATGCGCAAAGCGATCCTTAACCGGGGCGTATCGGTAGTGGTATTGCCTGGCGATGTGGCATTGCAGGCCGCACCGGAAGACGCCAGTGCGGACTGGTATCCATTGCAGCCAGCAAAAGTCCTGCCGCCGGCGAAGCAGCTGGCGGAACTGGCGGCGGCGCTGAACGGCGCCGGTAATATCACGCTGATGTGCGGTAACGGCTGCGCCGACGCGCATGACGAGGTAGTGCAGCTGGCGCAAACCTTAAAAGCGCCGGTGGTGCATGCGTTGCGTGGCAAAGAACATATTGAGTACGACAACCCATACAGCGTAGGCATGACCGGGCTGATTGGTTTCTCCTCCGGTTTCCACGCGATGATGAATGCCGATACGCTGGTGCTGCTCGGCACCCGCTTCCCGTACCGTGCTTTCTATCCGGAGAAAGCCAAAATCATTCAGATTGATATCGATCCCGGCAGCCTCGGCGCCCATAGCCGCGTCGATATGGCGCTGGTCGGTGATATCAAATCCACGCTTACCGCCCTGCTGCCACAGCTGGAAAATAAACCCGACCGTGATTTCCTTGATAAGGCGCTGGAACATTATGTCGATGCGCGTAAAGGGCTGGACGATCTGGCTACGGCCAATGATAAACGGGCGATTCACCCACAATATCTGGCGCAACAAATTAGCCTGCATGCCAGTGACGACGCCATTTTTACCTGCGACGTCGGCACGCCGACCGTCTGGGCGGCGCGTTACCTGAAGATGAATGGCAAGCGCCGCCTGATCGGCTCCTTTAATCATGGCTCGATGGCCAATGCCATGCCGCAGGCGCTCGGCGCACAGTCGCTGGATCGCAACCGTCAGGTGGTGGCGATGTGTGGCGATGGCGGATTCAGTATGCTGATGGGCGACTTTCTCACCATCGCCCAGTTGCAACTGCCGGTAAAAATTGTGGTGTTTAATAACAGCTCGCTGGGATTTGTGGCGATGGAGATGAAGTCTGGCGGCTATCTTACCGACGGCACTGAGCTGAAAAACCCTGACTTTGCCGCGATTGCCGCCGCCTGCGGAGTTAAAGGCATCCGGGTGGAAAAAGCCTCAGAGGTTGATGCCGCGCTGGAACAAGCCTTTGCCCACGACGGACCGGTGCTGGTGGATGTCATCACCGCCAGTGAAGAGCTGGCAATGCCGCCGCAGATTAAAATGGAGCAGGCCAAAGGCTTTAGCCTGTATATGCTGCGCGCGATTATCAGCGGTCGCGGTGATGAAGTGGTGGAACTGGCGAAAACTAACTGGCTGCGGTAA
- a CDS encoding lysine exporter LysO family protein: MYSGLLIILLPLIIGYLLPFRRPALLRMVNRLLSWMVYVILFFMGISLAFLDNLSSNLLAIFHYAAVSVICIIICNLLALWLLERRAPWAHQHKQQTLPSRLHMALESLKLCGVVIIGFVLGLSEWTPLHYASQASEYALILLLFLVGMQLRGSGMTLRQIVLNRRGMMVAVVVALSALLGGLIAALLLGLPLKTGLAMASGYGWYSLSGILMTEAFGPVIGSAAFFNDLLRELLAIMLIPGLIRQHRSTALGLCGATSMDFTLPVLQRSGGIEIVPAAIVHGFVLSLLAPVLIALFSS, encoded by the coding sequence ATGTATTCGGGATTACTGATTATTCTTCTGCCACTGATTATTGGCTATCTGCTGCCGTTCAGGCGCCCCGCGTTATTACGGATGGTTAACCGTCTGCTGAGCTGGATGGTGTATGTGATTCTGTTTTTTATGGGTATCAGCCTCGCGTTTCTCGATAACCTGAGCAGTAATCTGCTGGCGATTTTTCATTATGCGGCGGTCAGCGTCATCTGCATCATCATCTGCAACCTGCTGGCCTTGTGGCTGCTTGAGCGCCGCGCGCCCTGGGCACATCAGCATAAACAGCAAACCCTGCCATCGCGTCTGCATATGGCGCTGGAGTCACTGAAGCTGTGTGGCGTAGTGATTATTGGTTTTGTGCTGGGACTGAGCGAATGGACGCCGCTGCACTATGCCTCGCAGGCCAGTGAATACGCGCTGATCCTGCTGCTGTTTCTGGTCGGCATGCAGCTGCGCGGCAGCGGTATGACCCTGCGCCAGATTGTGCTGAACCGCCGTGGCATGATGGTGGCGGTGGTGGTGGCGCTGAGTGCGTTGCTGGGTGGCCTGATTGCGGCGCTGCTGCTGGGACTGCCGCTAAAAACCGGGCTGGCGATGGCATCAGGTTATGGCTGGTATTCGCTCTCCGGCATTCTGATGACGGAAGCCTTTGGGCCGGTGATTGGCAGCGCGGCATTCTTTAACGACCTGCTGCGTGAACTGCTGGCGATTATGCTGATTCCGGGTCTGATCCGTCAGCATCGCAGCACCGCACTCGGCTTGTGCGGCGCCACTTCAATGGACTTTACCCTGCCGGTGCTGCAACGCAGTGGCGGTATTGAGATCGTTCCGGCGGCGATTGTGCATGGTTTTGTACTTAGCCTGCTGGCACCGGTCCTGATCGCCCTGTTCTCGTCATAA
- a CDS encoding ATP-dependent nuclease, with product MILESIEITGFRGLNRLALILENNNVLIGENAWGKSSLLDALTLLLAPQPGLYQFTANDFHFPPGNLNQRERHLQITFSFREGEAGHHQAPRYQALNSLWQQGTDGLQHIVYRVSGELDHQQQVTTRHQFLDHNQQPIADNQQQVHALIALHPVLRLRDARFTRRLRHATDATQNASDLDALARQIDTLTRDLVSRPEHLSDHALREGLKTMQQLLEHYFSVQSPEQSSPRGRVSYHARETPQGWRYLNYLNQLIADADSRSRQLIVLQMFALLAQARGAYRLDADARPLLLVEDPETRLHPTMLAVAWGLLELLPLQKITTTNSSELLSQVPVEQVCRLVREPTRVAAWRLAPGIMSAEDSRRIAFHIRFSRPSSLFARCWLLVEGETEVWIMNELARQCGHHFAAEGVKVIEFAQSGLRPLLKFAQRMGIEWHVLTDGDEAGKKYAATARSMFGAQHEVESDHLTQLPALDMEHFLYRQGFNQVYHRIAHLPDNVPMNLRRIIAKAIQRSSKPELAIAVAMDAAERGTASIPPILRQMFSRVLWLARGQAD from the coding sequence ATGATTCTGGAAAGCATCGAAATAACGGGATTCCGCGGCCTTAACCGACTGGCGCTGATACTGGAAAATAATAATGTGCTGATTGGTGAAAATGCCTGGGGTAAATCGAGTCTGCTTGATGCCCTGACGCTGTTACTCGCTCCGCAGCCCGGGCTGTATCAGTTTACGGCGAATGATTTTCACTTCCCGCCAGGCAATCTTAATCAGCGTGAGCGTCATCTGCAGATAACCTTCAGCTTTCGCGAAGGTGAGGCTGGCCATCATCAGGCGCCACGCTATCAGGCGCTGAATTCGCTGTGGCAGCAGGGTACAGACGGTTTACAGCATATTGTGTATCGGGTTTCCGGCGAGCTTGATCACCAGCAGCAGGTAACCACCCGCCACCAGTTTCTCGACCATAATCAGCAGCCCATCGCCGACAATCAGCAGCAGGTCCATGCGCTGATTGCGCTGCATCCGGTGCTGCGCCTGCGCGATGCCCGCTTTACCCGTCGCCTGCGCCATGCGACCGATGCCACGCAGAATGCCTCCGATCTCGATGCACTGGCACGACAAATTGATACCCTGACGCGCGATCTGGTATCACGTCCTGAGCATCTCAGTGACCATGCGTTGCGCGAGGGGCTGAAAACCATGCAACAGTTGCTGGAGCACTACTTTAGCGTGCAGTCGCCGGAACAGAGTTCGCCGCGAGGGCGGGTGTCATATCATGCGCGTGAAACCCCGCAGGGCTGGCGTTACCTCAACTACCTTAACCAGCTGATCGCCGATGCCGACAGCCGTAGCCGGCAACTGATCGTGCTGCAGATGTTTGCCTTGCTGGCGCAGGCGCGTGGCGCTTACCGGCTGGATGCTGATGCGCGGCCACTGCTGCTGGTGGAGGATCCGGAAACGCGGCTGCATCCGACGATGCTGGCGGTCGCCTGGGGTTTGCTGGAGCTGCTGCCATTACAGAAAATCACCACCACCAACTCTTCCGAACTGCTGTCGCAGGTGCCGGTGGAGCAGGTCTGTCGCCTGGTGCGCGAACCCACGCGGGTGGCGGCATGGCGTCTGGCGCCGGGGATAATGAGTGCGGAAGACAGCCGGCGCATTGCCTTTCATATCCGTTTCAGCCGTCCGTCGTCACTGTTTGCCCGCTGCTGGTTGCTGGTGGAGGGGGAAACCGAGGTCTGGATCATGAACGAGCTGGCGCGTCAGTGTGGCCACCATTTTGCCGCCGAGGGGGTGAAGGTGATTGAGTTTGCCCAGTCCGGCTTACGTCCGCTGCTGAAATTTGCGCAGCGCATGGGGATTGAGTGGCATGTGCTGACCGACGGTGATGAGGCCGGGAAAAAGTACGCCGCCACCGCGCGCAGCATGTTTGGTGCGCAGCATGAGGTGGAGAGTGATCATCTTACCCAGTTACCCGCACTGGATATGGAGCATTTTCTGTACAGGCAGGGTTTTAATCAGGTCTATCATCGTATCGCACATCTGCCTGACAATGTGCCGATGAATCTGCGCCGGATTATCGCCAAAGCGATTCAGCGCTCGTCGAAACCGGAATTAGCCATTGCCGTGGCGATGGACGCTGCCGAGCGGGGCACCGCTTCGATTCCGCCGATCCTGCGTCAGATGTTTAGTCGCGTGCTGTGGCTGGCACGGGGTCAGGCAGATTAG
- the cspD gene encoding cold shock-like protein CspD translates to METGTVKWFNNAKGFGFICPVSGGDDIFAHYSTIQMDGYRTLKAGQQVQFDVHEGPKGNHASLIVPVEMAATVSA, encoded by the coding sequence ATGGAGACGGGTACTGTTAAATGGTTCAATAACGCCAAAGGCTTCGGTTTTATCTGTCCTGTCAGTGGCGGCGACGATATCTTCGCGCACTACTCAACGATTCAGATGGACGGTTACAGAACGCTGAAAGCCGGGCAACAAGTCCAGTTTGATGTGCATGAAGGGCCAAAAGGCAACCATGCCAGCCTTATCGTTCCGGTAGAAATGGCGGCAACAGTCAGTGCCTGA
- the clpS gene encoding ATP-dependent Clp protease adapter ClpS, whose amino-acid sequence MAHNNDWLNFEHLAEDKLREALKPPSMYKVILNNDDYTPMEFVIDVLQKFFSYDVERATQLMLTVHYRGKAICGVFTAEVAETKVAHVNQYAKENEHPLLCTLEKA is encoded by the coding sequence ATGGCACACAATAATGATTGGCTTAACTTTGAACATCTTGCAGAAGATAAGCTGCGGGAGGCGCTCAAGCCGCCTTCTATGTATAAAGTTATCCTCAATAATGACGATTATACGCCTATGGAATTTGTTATTGACGTACTGCAAAAGTTCTTTTCTTATGATGTTGAACGTGCAACGCAACTGATGCTTACGGTTCACTATCGCGGTAAGGCTATCTGCGGCGTTTTTACCGCCGAAGTGGCTGAGACGAAAGTCGCTCATGTGAACCAGTACGCGAAAGAAAACGAGCATCCGTTGCTATGTACGCTGGAAAAGGCGTGA
- the clpA gene encoding ATP-dependent Clp protease ATP-binding subunit ClpA, producing MLNQELELSLNMAFARAREHRHEFMTVEHLLLALLSNPSAREALEACTVDIVALRLELEAFIEQTTPVLPASEEERDTQPTLSFQRVLQRAVFHVQSSGRSEVSGANVLVAIFSEQESQAAYLLRKHEVSRLDVVNFISHGTRKDEPGQAPGSENPVNEEQAGGEERMENFTTNLNQLARVGGIDPLIGRDKELERAIQVLCRRRKNNPLLVGESGVGKTAIAEGLAWRIVQGDVPEVIKDCTIYSLDIGSLLAGTKYRGDFEKRFKALLKQLEQDTSSILFIDEIHTIIGAGAASGGQVDAANLIKPLLSSGKIRVMGSTTYQEFSNIFEKDRALARRFQKIDITEPSIDETVQIINGLKPKYEAHHDVRYTAKAVRAAVELAVKYINDRHLPDKAIDVIDEAGARSRLMPVSKRKKTVNVSDIETVVARIARIPEKSVSATDRDTLKTLGDRLKMLVFGQDNAIEALTEAIKMSRAGLGQDRKPVGSFLFAGPTGVGKTEVTVQLAKALGIELLRFDMSEYMERHTVSRLIGAPPGYVGFDQGGLLTDAVIKHPHAVLLLDEIEKAHPDVFNLLLQVMDNGMLTDNNGRKADFRNVIVVMTTNAGVRETERKSIGLIHQDNSTDAMEEIKKMFSPEFRNRLDNIIWFKHLSAEVIHQVVDKFIVELQAQLDPKGVSLEVSDDARAWLAEKGYDKAMGARPMARTVQESLKKPLANELLFGSLVDGGSVSVALDKENNQLTYEFVSAEKRKTEGAAH from the coding sequence ATGCTCAATCAAGAACTGGAACTCAGTTTAAATATGGCTTTCGCCAGAGCGCGCGAGCACCGTCATGAGTTTATGACCGTCGAGCATCTGTTGCTGGCTTTGCTCAGCAACCCGTCGGCCAGAGAGGCATTGGAAGCCTGCACGGTAGATATTGTTGCCCTGCGTCTTGAACTCGAAGCCTTCATCGAACAGACCACTCCGGTGCTGCCAGCCAGTGAAGAGGAGCGTGACACACAACCCACGCTCAGCTTCCAGCGCGTATTGCAGCGCGCGGTATTCCATGTTCAGTCATCGGGACGCAGTGAAGTCTCGGGCGCGAACGTGCTGGTGGCGATTTTCAGCGAACAGGAATCGCAGGCGGCTTATCTGTTGCGTAAGCACGAAGTGAGTCGTCTGGATGTGGTGAACTTTATCTCCCACGGTACGCGTAAAGATGAGCCGGGCCAGGCGCCAGGTTCAGAAAATCCGGTAAACGAAGAGCAAGCAGGCGGGGAGGAACGTATGGAAAACTTCACCACCAATCTTAATCAGCTTGCTCGCGTAGGCGGCATCGACCCGCTGATTGGGCGCGATAAAGAGCTGGAACGTGCTATTCAGGTATTGTGCCGCCGCCGTAAGAATAACCCGCTGCTGGTGGGGGAATCCGGCGTCGGTAAAACCGCGATTGCTGAAGGTCTTGCCTGGCGTATCGTGCAGGGCGACGTGCCGGAAGTGATCAAAGATTGCACCATCTACTCGCTGGATATCGGTTCACTGCTGGCCGGCACCAAGTATCGCGGCGACTTTGAAAAACGCTTTAAAGCGCTGCTGAAGCAGCTGGAGCAGGATACCAGCAGCATTCTGTTTATCGATGAAATCCACACCATTATCGGTGCGGGCGCGGCTTCAGGTGGCCAGGTGGACGCGGCAAATCTGATCAAACCGCTGCTTTCTTCCGGCAAAATTCGCGTAATGGGTTCCACTACTTATCAGGAATTCAGCAACATCTTTGAGAAAGATCGTGCGCTGGCGCGCCGTTTCCAGAAAATCGACATTACCGAGCCGTCAATTGACGAAACGGTGCAGATTATCAACGGCCTGAAGCCGAAGTACGAAGCGCATCACGATGTGCGTTATACCGCAAAAGCGGTGCGTGCGGCGGTGGAGCTGGCGGTGAAATATATTAATGACCGTCATCTGCCGGATAAAGCGATTGATGTTATCGATGAAGCAGGCGCGCGCAGCCGACTGATGCCAGTCAGCAAGCGTAAGAAAACCGTCAACGTGTCGGATATCGAGACTGTGGTGGCGCGTATTGCGCGTATTCCTGAGAAGAGTGTTTCAGCTACCGACCGTGATACGCTGAAAACCCTTGGCGACCGTCTGAAAATGCTGGTATTCGGTCAGGACAACGCCATCGAAGCCTTAACCGAAGCGATTAAAATGAGTCGCGCCGGTCTGGGTCAGGATCGCAAACCTGTTGGTTCGTTCCTGTTTGCTGGTCCAACCGGTGTCGGTAAAACCGAAGTCACCGTGCAGCTGGCCAAAGCACTGGGTATCGAACTGCTGCGTTTCGATATGTCCGAGTATATGGAGCGTCACACCGTGAGCCGTTTAATCGGTGCGCCTCCAGGCTATGTTGGCTTCGATCAGGGCGGTCTGTTAACCGATGCGGTTATTAAACATCCGCACGCAGTGCTGCTGCTGGATGAGATTGAGAAAGCGCATCCGGACGTGTTTAACCTGCTGTTGCAGGTGATGGATAACGGCATGCTGACCGATAACAACGGCCGTAAAGCGGACTTCCGCAATGTGATCGTGGTGATGACGACCAACGCCGGGGTGCGTGAAACCGAGCGTAAATCTATCGGCCTGATCCATCAGGATAACAGCACCGATGCGATGGAAGAGATCAAGAAAATGTTCTCGCCGGAATTCCGCAACCGTCTCGACAATATTATCTGGTTCAAACATCTGTCGGCAGAGGTTATTCATCAGGTAGTCGACAAGTTTATTGTTGAGCTGCAGGCGCAGCTGGATCCGAAAGGCGTGTCGCTGGAAGTCAGTGACGATGCACGCGCATGGCTGGCGGAGAAAGGCTACGACAAAGCCATGGGCGCGCGTCCGATGGCGCGTACCGTGCAGGAGAGCCTGAAGAAACCACTGGCTAACGAGCTGCTGTTTGGTTCGCTGGTGGATGGTGGCTCAGTGTCTGTCGCGCTGGATAAAGAGAATAACCAGCTCACTTATGAGTTTGTCAGCGCCGAGAAGCGTAAGACGGAAGGGGCGGCGCATTAA
- the infA gene encoding translation initiation factor IF-1, translating to MAKEDNIEMQGTVLDTLPNTMFRVELENGHVVTAHISGKMRKNYIRILTGDKVTVELTPYDLSKGRIVFRSR from the coding sequence ATGGCCAAAGAAGACAATATTGAAATGCAGGGTACCGTACTGGATACGCTACCTAACACCATGTTCCGCGTTGAATTGGAAAACGGGCACGTGGTCACCGCACATATCTCCGGTAAAATGCGCAAAAACTATATCCGCATCCTGACGGGCGACAAAGTCACTGTAGAGCTGACCCCGTACGACCTGAGCAAAGGCCGCATTGTCTTCCGTAGTCGCTGA